In one window of Mesorhizobium sp. B2-1-1 DNA:
- the tssB gene encoding type VI secretion system contractile sheath small subunit gives MPAESKAKVIERNRAPRVQIAYDVETYGSPTTIELPFVMGVMADLSGASQTKEASKSVLDRSFVETDANRFPKFMEALGPRVKARVKNTLPQAEGQERDEELALDLTFTKMGDFAPDKIAEQVPQLAEILKMRRQLEELLGFMDGRVDAEKRIAQLLNNEPLLGKIASQALADDDKTGE, from the coding sequence ATGCCAGCCGAAAGCAAAGCCAAGGTCATCGAACGAAATCGCGCGCCACGGGTGCAGATCGCCTATGACGTGGAAACCTACGGCAGCCCGACGACGATCGAACTGCCGTTTGTCATGGGCGTGATGGCCGACCTTTCCGGTGCTTCGCAAACTAAGGAAGCGTCAAAGTCGGTTCTGGACCGCTCCTTCGTCGAGACCGACGCGAACCGCTTCCCCAAGTTCATGGAGGCGCTCGGACCCCGCGTCAAAGCGCGGGTGAAGAACACGCTGCCGCAGGCCGAAGGCCAAGAGCGCGACGAGGAACTGGCACTCGATCTCACCTTCACCAAAATGGGCGATTTCGCCCCCGACAAGATCGCCGAGCAGGTTCCGCAACTGGCCGAGATCCTCAAGATGCGTCGTCAACTCGAGGAATTGCTGGGCTTCATGGATGGCCGCGTAGACGCCGAAAAACGTATCGCGCAGTTGCTGAACAACGAGCCACTTCTTGGCAAGATCGCCAGCCAGGCGCTGGCTGACGACGACAAGACGGGAGAATAA
- the tssC gene encoding type VI secretion system contractile sheath large subunit, which produces MAEQQKTATLAAEAEAIDLGEFSGLLEKDFKVKKDDSEKLQQLVRNLALAAQSRSDTTTISSNAIKSIKSLIAGIDKMLTAQVNEILHAPEVREMEGTWRGLWYLVNNTETDQKLKIRVMNISKEQLADTLEDYEGQMWDQSPIFKKVYTDEYSMLGGEPIGCVIGAYEFSNHPRDVGLLRNISGICASAHTPFIAAASPRLFRMDSWQELPNPQDLQQIVSNPAYASWQSLRESEDARYIGLTMPRVLARLPYGTDTVPVKGFTFEEEVQGDHNKYVWMNAAFPMGVNINRSHKLFGWGTQIRGVENGGTVLNLPVHSFPTDDGSIAMKCPTEVAIDDRREAELAKLGLMPILHRKNTDLAAFIGAHSLQDDETRAGRLVDPDAQSNERLSANLPYLFPVSRFAHYLKAIARDKVGSFKERSDMQIWLTEWINRYVLANPAFADDKARAKRPLAAAEVQVDSVEGRPGYYNARFYLRPHYQLEGINASLRLVSELPSVKT; this is translated from the coding sequence ATGGCCGAACAGCAAAAGACCGCCACCCTCGCCGCCGAGGCCGAAGCCATAGACCTTGGAGAATTCAGTGGACTCCTCGAGAAGGATTTCAAGGTCAAGAAGGACGACAGCGAGAAGCTGCAGCAACTCGTGCGCAATCTCGCGCTCGCAGCGCAGTCCCGTTCCGACACCACAACCATCTCGTCCAATGCCATCAAGTCGATCAAGTCGCTGATCGCCGGTATAGACAAGATGCTGACGGCTCAGGTCAACGAGATCCTGCACGCACCGGAAGTGCGCGAAATGGAAGGCACATGGCGCGGCCTGTGGTACCTCGTCAACAACACCGAGACCGACCAGAAGCTTAAAATCCGGGTGATGAACATTTCCAAGGAGCAGCTGGCCGACACGCTCGAAGACTACGAAGGCCAGATGTGGGATCAGAGTCCGATCTTCAAGAAAGTCTACACAGACGAATATTCGATGCTTGGCGGCGAGCCGATCGGCTGCGTGATCGGCGCCTACGAATTTTCCAACCACCCGCGCGACGTCGGTCTGCTACGCAACATCTCCGGCATCTGCGCTTCTGCGCACACGCCTTTTATCGCGGCCGCCTCGCCTCGACTGTTTCGTATGGATAGCTGGCAGGAATTGCCGAACCCTCAGGATCTGCAGCAGATCGTTTCCAACCCGGCCTATGCCTCCTGGCAGTCGCTGCGGGAAAGCGAGGATGCTCGCTACATCGGGCTGACCATGCCCCGCGTCCTGGCCCGGCTGCCATATGGCACGGACACCGTTCCGGTGAAGGGCTTCACCTTCGAGGAAGAGGTGCAGGGCGATCACAACAAGTATGTCTGGATGAACGCCGCCTTCCCGATGGGCGTCAACATCAACCGCAGCCACAAGTTGTTTGGCTGGGGTACCCAGATCCGCGGCGTCGAGAACGGCGGAACGGTGCTTAATTTGCCGGTGCACAGCTTCCCGACCGATGATGGGTCGATAGCGATGAAATGCCCCACGGAAGTCGCCATTGATGACCGGCGTGAGGCGGAACTCGCCAAGCTTGGCCTGATGCCGATCCTGCACCGGAAGAACACGGATCTTGCGGCTTTCATCGGTGCCCATTCGTTACAGGACGACGAAACGCGCGCCGGCCGACTGGTGGACCCCGATGCGCAGTCTAATGAGCGGCTGAGCGCCAACTTGCCCTACTTGTTCCCGGTTTCGCGCTTTGCGCACTATCTCAAAGCCATAGCGCGAGACAAGGTCGGGTCGTTTAAGGAACGCTCCGACATGCAGATCTGGTTGACCGAGTGGATCAACCGCTACGTGCTGGCCAACCCGGCCTTTGCCGACGACAAGGCGCGCGCCAAGCGCCCGCTCGCCGCCGCCGAGGTCCAAGTGGACAGCGTGGAGGGGCGGCCGGGCTACTACAACGCCCGCTTCTATCTGCGCCCGCAT